AACATTAAGGAGGCACAAATATGCGTCAAAGTAATTATATCATAGAAAGAGAAAAAGGGAAACATTTAAAACTAGGAGCTCGTAAGATTATTGCTCATTTATATAATAAGCAAAATAAAAATTATAGTGAAATAGCCCGAGAAATGAACTGTCATAGGACAACAATAAGCCGAGAAATAAAAAAGGGTTTAACTACTTTTAAAAACGCAGATTGGTCTGATAGAGAAGTTTATGTGCCAGAAATAGCCCAAGGGGTATAT
This genomic interval from Selenihalanaerobacter shriftii contains the following:
- a CDS encoding helix-turn-helix domain-containing protein, with translation MRQSNYIIEREKGKHLKLGARKIIAHLYNKQNKNYSEIAREMNCHRTTISREIKKGLTTFKNADWSDREVYVPEIAQGVY